The Salvelinus sp. IW2-2015 unplaced genomic scaffold, ASM291031v2 Un_scaffold1835, whole genome shotgun sequence genome contains a region encoding:
- the LOC112072149 gene encoding uncharacterized protein, giving the protein MIVVGFRQGSIITDTQLEFAAANTTANATTPFADAVATTLKAAITNGSLSINISANFNITVLANPTTAAPTTTTAAPLTTTAAPKTTTSAQTTTTGAPTTTTAALQTTTAAVAPTTTAAPNVLLLVFSSDEIFTPTLSNNTSQAFRDRATTIKNAIEPFYRKVFRSFIQLVVLRFRRGSIITDCRMEFGLTGNGTAPTANLVKDVLVAAVNSGTIGIRVNASSIVVSVLSSSMSPVVNSVFSSFGMTLVFLLLSAAMHRL; this is encoded by the exons ATGATTGTGGTGGGTTTCAG GCAAGGTTCCATCATCACAGACACCCAGCTGGAGTTTGCTGCCGCTAACACAACTGCTAATGCTACCACACCTTTTGCTGATGCAGTGGCTACTACTCTGAAGGCTGCGATCACCAATGGAAGTTTGAGCATTAACATCTCAGCCAATTTCAATATTACTG TCCTAGCTAATCCAACCACCgcagctcccacaacaaccacagctgccccATTAACTACCACAGCTGCTCCCAAAACCACCACAAGCGCACAAACAACAACCACAGGTGCACCAACAACAACTACAGCTGCCCTacaaacaaccacagctgccgTTGCCCCGACAACCACCGCAGCCCCAAACGTTTTGCTTCTAGTGTTCAGTTCAGATGAGATCTTTACCCCTACTCTCTCAAACAACACCTCACAAGCCTTCCGGGATCGGGCTACTACTATAAAAAACGCG ATTGAGCCCTTCTATCGCAAAGTCTTTAGAAGTTTCATTCAGCTTGTTGTGTTGCGTTTCAG ACGTGGTTCCATCATCACAGACTGCAGAATGGAGTTTGGACTTACTGGTAACGGGACTGCACCCACTGCTAATTTGGTGAAAGATGTTCTGGTGGCTGCAGTCAACAGCGGGACTATAGGTATCCGTGTCAATGCCAGCTCCATCGTTGTCAGCG TTCTAAGCTCATCCATGTCGCCGGTGGTGAACAGTGTGTTTTCCTCTTTTGGAATGACGCTGGTTTTCCTGCTGCTGTCTGCTGCAATGCATAGACTTTAA